The Dioscorea cayenensis subsp. rotundata cultivar TDr96_F1 unplaced genomic scaffold, TDr96_F1_v2_PseudoChromosome.rev07_lg8_w22 25.fasta BLBR01001288.1, whole genome shotgun sequence DNA window TATCCGGTCGACTGTCTCGGCAGAGAAAACCCCTCCGTATTCATGCAAGCCGAAACAACGAAGAAGAAGACTATCAAAACATAGTGGATAAAAACATGGTGACATTGAGAAGAAGAATAACAGAGGTGAAGGCATTGGATAGAACTGAGGAATGTGTGGAGTTGGAGAAGGATTACTGCTATAAGTTATATGACTCTGATGTTTGTGAGATCCTAGGATGGTTACAAGTTCATATGATAAGCAGTGAGCCAAGCATGGGTATAGGCATTACATTAATGTTACGTCTCAATGTTCCAACCTCTGTGCTTGTTATCATGCTTCATTTGATGGATGCTGCAAAGTGCATTCTTGATGCAGTGCATGTTGACCATTAATCTTTAATGTAATTCCAacttaattattgaattatgaGATAGTTTATACTGTTTACATATGTACTATATTAGTATAGAATGATTGGTTGAAGTCCAATTCAAGGAAGGAAACCACCATGAAACTTCCACTTTTAGTATTTTAATGGGAAAATAACTGGCCAGCACCGTCCCACAAATACTTGGCTGTAAACCATAGACTTACACAACCCTTTGAACATGTATCATCAGCTGCCACGTGTCAATGTTTAATAGGCTTAATAATCATTTACCAAcccttacaaataaatatatctcttaACATCTACTTTTCTCAACTCTTAACCAAATGGAAACCAGTACTTCCATTATTTGTTCCTCTGCTTCCCTTTTCAATACTACATTTCTCGGAaagaaaaatacttattttctcAGAAATACAAGAGTGTTTTGTTCTGGAAAGCATAATTTTGGTTCTGACTATGGAGGTTGGCTAGTTGATGAAAACATGATTGTGCTTCGTAAAAGATTGCATGAGATGAAAATGGCCGGAAAAAACTATGAGCCGCCGTCTGATTGGTCGGAGTGGGAGAAGAAGTACCATAAGAGATATGAAAAAGGTGTTTATGAGGTGGTAGGATTGGTGCAAAACATTTTAATGAACACTAGGCCAAGTTTGGCAATTGGGATTGTGTTCATGCTTTTGTTTAGTGTTCCCTCTTCAATCaccattttcatgttttttctttttgatggaGGGAAGTCATTGTTTTCTTGATCTTtgagttttttatttgaaaagaggttgtattgttttgtatattaggattttatttatttgtttatttattgtttgagAAATAtagattgtatttttttcatttattatttgatgtttGATTTGAATATAATTCACATTGCGGTATTCATGGTTAGAATGTTTGGACATGTAACATGTTCCATCTTTTTTGGAATTGAGGTTCTTTACAGCTAAGGAAGCctattttcaacttttttttttcttgaaaaaaaatggatataCGCTGTATtccatttgtttttaattaatttgtatttttcaaaaaaacaaaataattattttttcaaatgaaaCTTAGATCACTGTTATTTTAAGTGTTGACTCACTAATATTCTGAGAGCAGCGGGGTTTGATGAAATTacttgtttaaataattttaaattgtaacttgTCCccattcattaaaataaaatatttctatgttttaatttattttttaattttaaaacattcaTCTCCATCTTTCAATGTCTACAAACATCAGCTCAtgctaataaattatattacatATGGCATTCAACGTGTGATCTAGTTATATACTTCTAATATCTTATTGACATGCACATACATGACAAATGattaaaagagatttttttaagaataaaaataagaagaaaataaaatatcaatccTATGATGGGGAGGTAGTAAAATacacatattttaatttaaatagacTTAAGCAAACAAAAtagattgaataaaaaatagaaatacgtgctcatagtgtcactctatctATTTTCAGGTCGCTCAATAAAACTATATTATCCAAAATATGATATCAAAATAGCTAGATAAaaagggggaggtcatgggttcaaatcccaatggtatgacaccaaagtataagagggaggtcatgggttcaaatccctcacGACAGATCTGATTCATttcttgttatatattgttCACGGGattcttatcttatttttttatctgtatCATCCCTGGTTCAGATCTTGTTTAGATGcggtttatattcatataaaaagggaCGACTGTAGATCTATTATTCATAGCTAGATAATTATATCAACATAAGCCTAATAAACACTATTTTAATAtacttgcaattttttttacgctagattcaatttttaaatttccacataaagaaaatttttttttttttttagttccaaAATAAAGAATTAGAAAAATCCAATTAATCATTGGTTTCTCCGTGTTTCCAATAAAGCATGAAaagaatcatttttaaaaagaaaaaaattgtaattgtcCACCAAATCAAACCTCCTTAACTTGCGGTAGGGGAATTGCTTGCAACTCCAAATGCAAAGTACATGcataataacaataatcatACTTCACAAGCAATGCCCTAAATTTGCAAAATCAATCCACTCAAATTAAAATACTCCCCCAATCAATTATCCAAAAGTTGGCAACATTAATTCCAACCCTAATCCAACACAACCACCTAAATTGACTCAGTAATTCTGTCCTGCAACCCACCCTCTTCCAAatccaactaaaaaaaaaaaacttccaaaAACCACTCCAAATTAGCCTTCCaatcaatataataatataatatgctCCCAAAAACCcccaaccctaaccctaaccctaaccctaacccgcCTGAAAAGAGTCCTAATTAGGAAGCTTCGTAGCTGCCCTAAATTGATTGGATCATATCCACACCAATTGATGATCCACTTGACAAGGACCCAAATTAAAGAACTGGTTCGTCCCCACACGCTTACCCTTAAGTATTAAGTACCGTGTTCCGTTCGTCACGCTCTCAAACCCGTTTCCCACCTCTCGTTTCCCCATCATTTATAAACCGTTCTTGGCGCCATCCCTTTCGTCCTTAAAATCCTATAAAAATATCAAGAGACTACTTTACTGACAAAGCAAAACCATTGCTTCCAACTTTCAACCAAATGAAGACtaatttctttgcttcttctttCAATACGCCATTCCCTGTCAAAACATCACCACCGCCTCGTCGCGTAAAGACTCACCGGAAAACCGTCTTTGCCAGCAAGAAGAACAGTGGTGATTATGGGTCAGATCACAGCAAAGGTATTGTAGATGAGAACATGATTGTTCTGAGGAAGAGGATGCATGAAATGAAGATGGCTGAGCGGAATTATGAACCGCCGGAGAACTGGATGGAGTGGGAGAAAAGGTATTACACAAGGTATGAGTCTGATGTTTGTGTTGCCATTGGCTTCTTGCAGACCTTCTTGATGAACAACAGGCCGAGTGTCGGAGTTTCTGTCTTGCTATTGCACTTGCTCAGTTTGCCTGTTTCAGTGGTTTTGATCCTGCTTCATTTGACCAGTCATATTATGCCTTCTCTTGGTTGAGCAGTGCTTGGATGATGGCTGGCTATATTCAATACACAGTGTGGGTCAGTAATTCATATTGTATAATATACTTGGAATCCAAAGAGACAAGCAAAACTGATGACAAACTGGCAAGTCTTTTtagtgatgaagaaaatatattgagaatataaatattgaatgtAATAAGACATATGAGTGAAAAGACACCTTAAGTGGATTTGGTGTTGAgcaaaaaattaactaaaacaaaaaacatgacCCTGCTTGATACCGATATTCGCATGATGTTAATATAATCTAAAGATGTACCAATAGTTGTACATGATGTTCTAGTTATATCAGTGCCTTGACCGGTTCGGCGCTTTGAAAATATTGTCCTTGTAGAACTTGAGTTCCTTGATGCTTTCTTTGATGTCGTCCATTGCTCTgtgtttgttttcctttttaggGGCCTTTCTCTTGTCTACAGAGAACCCGGAATAAAATGTAAGCTGATGTTGCATAATatcatcattataatttttttctttttatcagtTTCATTGATAGAAGATGAACAGGAATATAATAAATTCACCCCTCATATGGATTGACATGTTGTGATACACATTTACATGATGTGTTTTAAGGGTCATCAATTAAggctaaacaaaaaaatatatatatctgacAACTAAAAAGAAGGGAAGAAAGAAGAGGTGCAATTACCTTTGGGAAACCATCGCACACATAACGCCATAACACTACTAACATCAACGAGTACATGAGGGAAGAGACCTGCCAATTCCGGCATATATttctagaaaaataaatacaaggtAGACACGTTAGAAGATAGCATGCATCCATTACAGACTATTGTTACAgatgaatatttaaaatcaCATAATTAGGTCATTTATTTATGTACAGTGCTATCACAAGGGATGTAAACAGTGACAAACAACCAACAGAATTAGTTCATGGACCAAATTCAAAGCACGATATGGAATCACATGAACCACGGTGACTGAAAGGTGTGTCTAAATTTCTCAAGATTGATCTAAAACTATTGAGACGGCATAACATAATTGAAAGCTTCAGTCCCATACATGCTCTTCAGAAATTTCAACACAACACCATCTGAAATATTATAACTGCATAGATGCATAATTGCATCTCAAAATTTTCAGGCATAGGACATATCTAATTTGGCttaaaaattcaacaaacatCCTAATGCTCCCATTGTACATTTCTAAACGTTGCAGCCCTCATGCCTTTCTAGGCTATCATCCCAAGATTCTtatccaaagaaaaaaattgctaGCATAAACAAGTGCCTTCTGCTTACATAAGTCTAACTTCTTGAAGGCATGCAAATTTTATTGACCATCTCATAAGCAACTTCCTGGTGCATCCACCATTCTAGGATCTTTGCCAAACTTCCAATATGGACAAAACAACAGaggaagcatatatatatatatatatatatatatatacatacatatagaaAGTGCATTACATACTTTCAAAAACATGAAGTCCACATAAATCGAGTTTCCAGCCAGAAGTGGCGAGTCTGAATCTACATATTTCTTCACAAAATCAATAACCTGAAATACAACAAACATTTTTTGTTAATGAATTCTGGGTATAATAAGTACAATTAACCAGTAATAGAACCGCAAAGTGGTAATTACTTGTAGCCTCtttcttttaaatcaaataatgcACACTATCCTACAAGTTACTTTCggtaaataataaaagtaataacaaCTCCGCTGATAAAGAAGAGAAAAGTATTTCGTATTAAAATTGGCACATCCATAGTGAATCAAGAGGCCTTAGTATCAGAGTTGAAGGAGCCCTGCAGACTAAGGAAAAATCAGTAGGTCTCCTCCAAGACGGACCTAGGATAATTTCCAGTCATAGAATGCAAGAATAACAAAAGAAGTACCAAAACTATTGAGAAGGTTCTCTATCAATTGGAACTTGAAACCGATCAACTTCTATGAGACCAGCTATAGTATGCAATGAATGCATTCTTCCAACTCTGgatgtattaaaaatatttcctaTTCACTGGTCCCAATTTATGATAAAGCTGAAAAATACACTACAATGTTTTCTGGAGACATCGTAATATAACAAAGCAATTTGCAGTGTTCAAATCATATTGCTCCAAAGATAACTTTGGCCATGCAGCTAgaccatgcatatatataaatatatatagcagTAACATAGGTATCAATTTAATTAGGATTGAGCTTCAGCTTAGAATCTGATCAACATAAGAGGAAAACAAAAGTGAACATGTAAACAAAATAGAATATCATTGATATATGGTTAAACAAATGTCAGTTGTCAAATAACtatagaaaaagagagaaaaaaaaaaaaaggaaggaagaGCCTCTGTAATGTCAACTAACCTGTTTCTCTGCATCATGCTCAGTAATTGTACTTTGCAGAACTCTTTTTGTTAAacctttgtcaaaaaaaaaaattgtgattatTTTCCAATTTCCAAGGGTAATATTATTAAGAGATAGCATCATAACACACCACTAGCTGCATGATGCTCCCGACACCATTCCCCCATGTTATCTAAGCACTCCTTGGTTTGTCCAATGACCAGATCAGGACCCtgaataaaagtaaataataataacaataaataataagattacGTTAAAGCATATACAAGTTCCTGCTAATGAACATTTATTACATGATATGGCATTCATTACAAAGGTCGCGTTCAACCATAATTGGTATGCTATGCAAGGATAAGGCAtgaatattaatcaaaatagtaTGAAGGTGCTATCTCATATGGCAACAATGGCGTCTCATTAACATGAATTGGATTTTGACCAGCCGATATTGGTGTATTTAAATTGCATGCTTTGATAGAGCAGATATTTTGATATTCTTGTGAACAATCCCAAGGGCTAATTCATAAGCTTGTAGAAGTTGAAGAAGGTGCTGATCTGTTCAACTACAGATTTCCTAGGATTAATATCCACTTTTCCATTTGTAATAGCATAAAAATGAACTAGCCATTGCTTTTTAATTTAGCCATTGGGATAGGCTTTGGGTTCTCAGTACTGTAAGTACAATGAGGTATTTAAGAATATAATACCAATGAAATCTTCAACATAGACAAATGAGACTTTTCAGGCAAGTAAAATATGAGGTTAAGATGGTGGGACTGCAAGACCATCACAGGTACCACCtaaaagtaaagcaaaacaTACACAGAGAACCCACACAAACACACAGGAAAATATTAATCCATACACAATTCCAAAGTGAAAAAACACACCTCCACCAACTTGTTCAGGTTACCATCTGTTATGACACAAGCAATCTCTAAAATACGATCAACTTCAACATTCAACCCTATAAGTTCAATAAAAGAGAAGATACATAAGAACAAAAACTTAACTTAAAGCTTATGATAAGTAACCTCACAAAAGTTAAACAACAAACAGGAATCAGCAAATTGCTGAAGAACAGAATAAAATAGATTGAAACTTCTTTAAGCATTGTTATATTTACAACAATGAGCAGTAAAATTTGCCCATGACTACCATAAATGCAGGCAACATACACAGGAGATACAGCAATCCAGATACATActcagaaattttaaaaatgaactttttgaaaaaaaaaaaagaagttacaTGATCTATTAAGTCTCAAAAACCATGTAAGATCTCATAGCAAGAATGGGTACTCgccaaaacacaagaaacactTCCTGATTCCAGCAATACaccaatgaaaacaaaaaaaaaaaacaaaaacaaaaatcaggcTTAAACTGGatattttttcaacattaatattCCAACTTCATTCAAGATCAAACTAAAGCAAATGTGCAAGACCTATATAAGATGCAGAACAAAGgggtataaaaataaaatggatacCAGTCATTTCCAAGTCAATCCACACAAGTGGCAATCTGTACTCTCCTGAAGATGAAGACGATTTGGGGTTCTCTAGATTAGATTCATTTTTAATAAGAGTTGATTGCTTTCCTGATGTCTTGCCTTTGCCATTGTTTTTATCTGCATTCATAGAACACCAACAACCTTACAGCTTGAAATTTGATACTATGTAAAAAGTTTGTAATGTTACAAGCTACTAATATTAATCTCCTGCCCCCTCCACAACCATAAGCTCAAGcatcttcttttttgtttataaattgtGGTGTAGAGAATAGTAGACATGCAACTAAAACCAAATTTtgtcatcaattcatcaaaattacaaatttactTAAAATTCACAATAACAAGAATCAACTCACCTGATTTAGCAGCACCAGCCCCATTCTTGGCAGCAGCCAATGGTGCTACTTCCTCTTTATCATCCTCAGCGTCCATATTGAGAACGGAGAAGATATTAGACAGACCACTCATGACTCCAAAactcttcattaaaaaaaaaaaaatgagccgAAGAAAACGTTAATTTTTCCACTATCCTCTCTCATTGACCCAAGACTTCGATTGACTTGATAGTCAACCAAAACCATACAACAATTGACAAcacaaaaatactcccaaaaaaCAATCCTTGATCAAATTAATGGCGCTCTAATCAGTCAAAAAGTTCATAAACCGAATTCTAAAGCCCGAACCAAACATCGTCTCATAAAATTCAAACAATAGAAATTCACACATGAGAGTAGATAAGGGTTTCAGTACCTTATGAGCTTCTTCGTAGCTCCGGAAAAAGCTAGGGTTTGTCCGGGAGACAACgatgagaaggagaagaagctcCAATCGAAGGCGCTCCGGCGTTTTCACTTCCAAAATGAAACCTGGGAGGCCACGGTAGCTAATTAATAAAcgaattactttttttttccaaaagaaaaaaaagaaggaaatttacctctttttaaaattatcaaattattattaatgttatatACACTAAATTTCTGATAATTGTAACATGGAATTTATGATTTCCCATTAAAAAAACTACTAATAAATATcatatgttgtaaatatttttaataaataataataataataatctcataaataataataaataattaataaattaaaatgaataataatttaattggcTTAGTTATGTGGTGCGGTAGCTATCACGGAACTGAAATTTTTAGCTATGGATTTATaagttttatcatttatttattatataattcggagatatattattaattattttacaaaattgatatcttttattttaaatatcattaaattgagataattaaacaaatgaGGATGAACCACATCCTAATCACTAGGACGGAACGTATTCATAATATCAACCGTAATTGTCcatgatttttttactttatttttaaaatatatatatataaatcaaggaAATTAGTGCTGCACTTCAACAAAAACAACTCCggatcaatattatttttattttaaaaaataatatagttaaTTTAGTTTCGAAATactgacaataataataattattatttaaaaattaatattttatttaaaaaatattttgtttttattagtattagtttaaaaaaattaaaaaaaatcaaataatagttttacaatagattattattttttgtgacaatCATGCAAAATTGTCTGAAAAATCCTAAATAATtcttctaaaataatatttaaaactcaATGAAAagtacaattttttatttgaattttgttattattatttttatttttattttacatatattaaaacataaagtataaaactttattttattgattttataaatattttctccaAACActcaacaacaataactagCCTAAGAACTGATTGGGTCTGTTTGTCtagcatattttttatttttttcatttaaattgaaaaagttTTTAGAAGATATGTTTGAGCATTCATTTGAAAGACTTAATTGTGATTTTCAGCAAACGTATCTAATATTtcccattttaataataaaactttttcatttttgtaaaaaaattaattactccGAATTTGGAGTCTGCATGACAAATTGAATATCtcttgtttatatattatagtGCAAACCATTTTTACGTATCTTATAATGGCtaatgttatatatttaaattaaacctttattatgaataaaaaagCATATCTAGACTATCTAGTAATTAAAGTGTTGGGTATTTACTCGTACTTTTAAAATCTATGTTTATATTTACAAAGTATGTAATTATAtgctataaaaaatatttatctacaaatatcatatcttatttttaaaaaattaaatacacaataataaatatatttaaattttttattaacctGGTCATGCGTAAAACGCGTACTGATtcagtattatatatatatatatatacatgaatatttgctttgatttttaaaacttgttctttgaacaaatatatattttataaaaacggaaaataaaataaaaaactatcttattaaaataaaattaaaaaactaaattctagcaagaaatttcaaaatgtAACAGAGGCCTTCCATTTTATATACAATGAACCaggaagaaaaacacaaaaacaaatactAGACATAAGGGCTTTTTAATTAGTTGAAAAATGCGTCATGCATTTATTACCCTATCACCAATCATTGACCAATCAACTTATTTCAAGttcaaatttataataatatttcatgtttttaataaaatatgataaatccATGTTAGTCCACGTATACAAACGGgacataaatttaataacatatGTACCctcatttatttgattttttgagtttgatttcaaattttttataaaataaatattttacatacTTGGTAAATCAATGAATAATTGAATCAAGAGGtagttaatatattttatgtttttaataaaaataaataaatcagaattTTGTTGTTCTCTTTATAACAAGtaattctaaaattataaatatatatatatatatatataagagaaaagATAGACATCCACGATCTGGGTAATACTGGTGTGAAAGTAGGTGCTAGGGTAGAAATAGAGTTTAACGCTTAGTAATTTGTTTTGTACATCGACATAGCGAATTGATTCAACAATTGAGATTTAAAATCACGTACACACATAAAGCACATGAATTAAATATTGATCATCATATTTTTActatatactatttataaacacagtagttcataataaaaaaatcgtTAGATTGAGATCCGGCGGTCCAAATCAATGTCTATAGATTCATAAACTATGAACGTTCACAAAGGATCGGGTCTCTATATATATCACTTGATTCCGAAAGCAATAATTtctccaaattttttaattatgttatttatgcattcttccaaaaattat harbors:
- the LOC120256118 gene encoding oligoribonuclease, which codes for MSGLSNIFSVLNMDAEDDKEEVAPLAAAKNGAGAAKSDKNNGKGKTSGKQSTLIKNESNLENPKSSSSSGEYRLPLVWIDLEMTGLNVEVDRILEIACVITDGNLNKLVEGPDLVIGQTKECLDNMGEWCREHHAASGLTKRVLQSTITEHDAEKQVIDFVKKYVDSDSPLLAGNSIYVDFMFLKKYMPELAGLFPHVLVDVSSVMALCVRWFPKDKRKAPKKENKHRAMDDIKESIKELKFYKDNIFKAPNRSRH
- the LOC120256116 gene encoding uncharacterized protein LOC120256116, with the translated sequence MEVSSFSPLITLQPRPRPHLSGRLSRQRKPLRIHASRNNEEEDYQNIVDKNMVTLRRRITEVKALDRTEECVELEKDYCYKLYDSDVCEILGWLQVHMISSEPSMGIGITLMLRLNVPTSVLVIMLHLMDAAKCILDAVHVDHSTLNQMETSTSIICSSASLFNTTFLGKKNTYFLRNTRVFCSGKHNFGSDYGGWLVDENMIVLRKRLHEMKMAGKNYEPPSDWSEWEKKYHKRYEKGVYEVVGLVQNILMNTRPSLAIGIVFMLLFSVPSSITIFMFFLFDGGKSLFS
- the LOC120256120 gene encoding uncharacterized protein LOC120256120, coding for MKTNFFASSFNTPFPVKTSPPPRRVKTHRKTVFASKKNSGDYGSDHSKGIVDENMIVLRKRMHEMKMAERNYEPPENWMEWEKRYYTRYESDVCVAIGFLQTFLMNNRPSVGVSVLLLHLLSLPVSVVLILLHLTSHIMPSLG